In a single window of the Olivibacter sp. SDN3 genome:
- a CDS encoding dihydrofolate reductase has translation MIISIIVAAARNNAIGKNNQLLWHMPADLKFFRKTTSGHTVVMGRKTFESVGQALPKRRNIVITRQENYQAENIEIAGSLEEALELCEEDDEVFIVGGAQIYEKALATADKIYLTRINQEFDNADTYFPEIDDEEWLLENVEHHESDDKNPFDYSFFEYSKVKNA, from the coding sequence ATGATTATATCTATTATTGTTGCGGCAGCGAGAAATAATGCAATAGGCAAAAACAATCAGCTACTATGGCATATGCCGGCGGATTTAAAGTTTTTCCGCAAAACCACCTCCGGCCATACGGTTGTTATGGGTCGAAAAACATTCGAATCTGTAGGCCAAGCGCTACCAAAACGACGTAATATAGTAATTACCCGGCAAGAGAACTACCAGGCAGAAAATATTGAAATTGCAGGCTCTCTGGAAGAAGCATTGGAATTATGTGAAGAAGATGACGAAGTATTTATTGTGGGCGGCGCACAGATCTATGAAAAAGCACTTGCCACTGCAGATAAAATTTATTTAACAAGAATCAATCAGGAATTTGATAATGCAGACACCTATTTTCCTGAAATAGATGATGAAGAGTGGCTGTTGGAAAATGTGGAGCATCACGAAAGTGATGATAAAAACCCCTTCGATTATAGCTTTTTTGAGTACTCTAAAGTAAAAAATGCGTGA